The following coding sequences are from one Mycobacterium bourgelatii window:
- a CDS encoding FAD-binding oxidoreductase has product MGREISRQEFLRGAVGALAAGALANSGRAAADPGIDWAGLASSIGGKVVLPANGGAFTSAKQVFNSLYDGSNPAAVVTVTSQSDVEKAVAFAVANKLKIAPRGGGHSYTGASTATGAMVLDLRGLPGGVKFDSATNTVTVPAATHLYAVHEALAGVGRAIPTGSCPTVGVGGLAFGGGLGADSRHAGLTCDALRSATVVLPSGETVTASADDHPDLFWALRGGGGGNFGVTTSMTFATFPAAGADVVRVDFPPATAAEVLIGWQKWLAAADRNTWGLVDLSVGQGQGASGGNCHVLATCPSGSGAATTEAIKSSVGIQPSGTEIKSFAHMELVRYLAGGSATSSPRGFVAGSDVIDTLSSGAAQAIVAAIGKWPPASGRAAAIIDTLSGAVADVDPGASAFSWRRQAAVVQWYAETPNAAQVGTANQWVTAHQVVQPFSVGGYVNYLEPNTQAVRYFGSNLARLSAIRQQFDPNRVMYSGLTF; this is encoded by the coding sequence ATGGGCCGGGAGATCTCACGCCAAGAGTTCCTACGAGGCGCCGTCGGGGCGCTGGCTGCCGGGGCGTTGGCCAATTCGGGGCGGGCGGCGGCAGACCCGGGGATCGACTGGGCGGGCCTGGCTTCTTCGATCGGTGGCAAGGTCGTGCTGCCCGCCAACGGCGGCGCGTTCACCTCGGCCAAGCAGGTTTTCAACTCGCTGTACGACGGTTCCAACCCGGCGGCCGTCGTCACCGTCACGTCCCAGTCCGACGTCGAGAAGGCAGTCGCCTTCGCGGTGGCCAACAAGCTGAAGATCGCACCCCGGGGCGGCGGGCACTCCTACACCGGCGCCTCGACCGCCACCGGCGCGATGGTCCTCGACCTGCGTGGTCTGCCCGGTGGGGTGAAATTCGACAGCGCCACGAACACTGTCACGGTGCCCGCCGCAACGCACCTGTATGCCGTGCATGAAGCGCTGGCCGGCGTAGGTCGCGCGATTCCCACCGGCAGTTGCCCCACCGTCGGGGTCGGCGGATTAGCCTTCGGCGGCGGGCTGGGTGCCGATTCCCGCCACGCCGGATTGACGTGCGACGCGCTGCGATCGGCGACCGTGGTGCTGCCCAGCGGGGAGACGGTGACCGCATCCGCGGACGACCACCCGGACCTGTTCTGGGCGCTGCGTGGTGGTGGGGGAGGGAACTTCGGGGTGACGACGTCGATGACGTTTGCGACGTTTCCCGCTGCCGGGGCCGATGTGGTTCGGGTCGATTTCCCGCCGGCAACGGCGGCCGAGGTGCTGATCGGCTGGCAGAAGTGGCTCGCGGCGGCGGATCGCAACACGTGGGGTCTGGTCGATCTGTCGGTAGGCCAGGGTCAGGGGGCATCAGGAGGCAATTGTCATGTATTGGCGACGTGCCCTTCCGGTTCCGGCGCCGCGACGACTGAGGCGATCAAGTCGTCGGTGGGCATCCAACCCAGCGGCACCGAGATCAAGTCGTTCGCTCACATGGAGCTGGTGCGGTATCTGGCCGGTGGCAGCGCGACGAGCTCGCCGCGCGGATTCGTCGCCGGATCCGACGTCATCGACACGTTGAGTTCTGGTGCGGCACAAGCGATTGTGGCCGCCATCGGCAAGTGGCCGCCCGCGTCGGGTCGCGCGGCGGCGATCATCGATACGCTCAGCGGCGCCGTCGCCGACGTTGATCCGGGCGCTTCGGCGTTTTCCTGGCGCCGGCAGGCCGCCGTCGTGCAGTGGTACGCCGAGACGCCCAATGCCGCGCAAGTGGGCACCGCCAATCAGTGGGTGACGGCACACCAAGTGGTGCAACCGTTTTCGGTGGGCGGCTACGTGAATTACCTGGAGCCCAACACCCAGGCGGTACGTTACTTCGGCTCAAACCTAGCTCGGCTCAGCGCTATTCGGCAGCAGTTCGACCCCAACCGGGTGATGTACTCCGGGCTTACGTTCTAA
- a CDS encoding DUF732 domain-containing protein produces the protein MKLWRNQPLTIRLLTASAGVLAASAVFAAAPAEASPVDDAFINALNNAGINYGDALNAEALGQSVCPILSQPGGSFNKAASTVVARQSGMNQGMAEMFTSIAIASYCPQVMANVANGSLPDSLQQIPGVGQIPGLADLPGLPGF, from the coding sequence ATGAAACTTTGGCGCAATCAGCCCTTGACCATTCGTCTGCTGACGGCGTCCGCCGGAGTATTGGCCGCCAGCGCGGTATTTGCGGCGGCACCGGCGGAAGCCAGCCCGGTAGACGACGCATTCATCAATGCGCTGAACAACGCCGGAATCAACTACGGCGACGCGCTCAATGCGGAAGCGCTGGGCCAGTCCGTCTGCCCGATCCTGTCCCAGCCGGGTGGTTCGTTCAACAAGGCCGCGTCAACGGTCGTCGCCAGGCAAAGCGGCATGAACCAGGGCATGGCTGAAATGTTCACCAGCATCGCGATTGCGTCCTACTGCCCGCAGGTGATGGCCAACGTCGCGAACGGCAGCCTGCCGGACAGTCTGCAGCAAATTCCCGGAGTGGGACAGATACCCGGCCTGGCGGACCTCCCCGGACTGCCCGGCTTCTAG
- a CDS encoding DUF3017 domain-containing protein: protein MTVRAILARALRAQWPILLVGLIFTVAFVLVGANFWRRGALLIGIGVGVAAALRLVLSEDRAGLLVVRHRGTDFATMATVAATMVYIASTIDPLGTR from the coding sequence ATGACGGTTCGGGCCATCCTCGCGCGCGCCCTGCGTGCGCAATGGCCAATCCTGCTGGTTGGGTTGATCTTCACTGTGGCGTTTGTGCTGGTAGGGGCCAACTTCTGGCGCCGGGGGGCACTGCTTATCGGAATCGGCGTGGGTGTCGCGGCCGCGCTACGTTTGGTGCTTTCGGAGGATCGGGCGGGTCTGCTGGTGGTGCGGCACCGCGGAACGGACTTTGCGACGATGGCGACGGTCGCGGCCACGATGGTTTACATCGCCTCGACCATCGATCCCTTAGGTACGCGCTAG
- a CDS encoding bifunctional methylenetetrahydrofolate dehydrogenase/methenyltetrahydrofolate cyclohydrolase has protein sequence MGAITLDGKATREEIFVDLKQRVEALTAAGRTPGLGTILVGDDPGSQAYVRGKHADCAKVGINSIRRDLPADISPATLDETIDELNANSDCTGYIVQLPLPKHLDENAALERVSPAKDADGLHPTNLGRLVLNTPAPLPCTPRGIVHLLRRYDVPIAGAHVVVIGRGVTVGRPLGLLLTRRSENATVTLCHTGTRNLPELTRQADIIVAGVGVPHLVTADMVRPGAAVVDVGVSRVDGKLTGDVHPDVWDVAGHVSPNPGGVGPLTRAFLLTNVVELAEQAAKP, from the coding sequence GTGGGCGCAATCACGCTGGACGGCAAGGCCACCCGTGAGGAGATCTTCGTCGACCTGAAGCAACGGGTCGAGGCGCTAACTGCAGCGGGCCGCACGCCCGGGCTGGGCACGATTCTGGTCGGTGACGATCCTGGTTCCCAGGCGTACGTCCGCGGCAAGCACGCCGACTGCGCGAAGGTGGGCATCAACTCGATCCGTCGCGACCTGCCCGCAGACATCTCCCCGGCCACGCTCGACGAGACGATCGACGAGCTCAACGCCAACTCGGACTGCACCGGCTACATCGTGCAGCTGCCGCTGCCCAAGCATCTCGACGAGAACGCGGCGCTGGAACGCGTCAGCCCGGCCAAGGACGCCGACGGTCTGCACCCGACCAACCTGGGCCGGCTGGTGCTCAACACACCGGCACCGCTGCCCTGCACGCCGCGGGGCATCGTGCACCTGCTGCGGCGTTACGACGTTCCGATCGCGGGGGCGCACGTCGTCGTCATCGGACGTGGTGTGACGGTGGGCCGGCCGTTGGGGCTGTTGCTCACCCGCCGTTCCGAGAACGCCACAGTGACGTTGTGCCACACCGGAACTCGCAATCTGCCCGAGCTGACCAGGCAGGCCGACATCATTGTGGCTGGCGTCGGGGTGCCGCATCTGGTGACGGCGGACATGGTGCGTCCGGGCGCCGCGGTCGTCGACGTCGGTGTCAGCCGGGTGGACGGCAAGCTCACCGGTGACGTGCACCCGGACGTCTGGGACGTCGCCGGACACGTGTCGCCCAACCCCGGCGGGGTGGGACCCCTCACCCGGGCGTTCCTGCTGACCAACGTCGTCGAGTTGGCCGAGCAGGCCGCAAAGCCATGA
- a CDS encoding NADH:flavin oxidoreductase has protein sequence MVPETAPQAAPDVFSPAKLGPLTLRNRIIKAATFEARTPDALVTDDLIEYHRQPAAGGAAMTTVAYCAVAPGGRTSGEQIWMRPEAVPGLRRLTDTIHAEGALVSAQIGHAGPVADARSNKATALAPVRFFNPIAMRFAKKASRDDIDDVLADHAKAARFAVEAGFDAVEIHLGHNYLASSFLSPLINRRTDEFGGSLANRAKVARGLVLAVRRAVDQGPRRIAVTAKLNMADGVRGGISIEEALTTAKWLEEDGGLDALELTAGSSLVNPMYLFRGDAPVKDFAGAFKPPIRWGIRMTGKKFLREYPYREAYLLRDAKLFRAELSMPLILLGGITNRETMDLAMAEGFEFVAMARALLAEPDLINRIKAEGAAVKSACIHCNRCMPTIYSRTHCVVTGAPD, from the coding sequence ATGGTTCCTGAGACAGCCCCTCAGGCGGCTCCAGACGTTTTCAGCCCCGCCAAGCTGGGGCCACTGACGCTGCGCAACCGCATCATCAAGGCCGCGACCTTCGAGGCCCGCACACCCGACGCGCTGGTGACGGACGACCTGATCGAATACCACCGACAGCCGGCGGCCGGCGGGGCCGCCATGACGACGGTCGCGTATTGCGCGGTCGCCCCCGGCGGCCGGACCAGCGGCGAGCAGATCTGGATGCGGCCGGAGGCGGTGCCTGGCCTACGTCGCCTCACCGACACGATCCACGCCGAGGGTGCGTTGGTGAGCGCGCAGATCGGCCACGCCGGGCCCGTGGCCGACGCCCGATCCAACAAGGCCACCGCGCTGGCGCCGGTGCGGTTCTTCAACCCGATCGCGATGCGGTTCGCCAAGAAGGCCAGCCGTGACGACATCGATGACGTACTCGCCGATCACGCCAAAGCGGCCCGGTTTGCCGTCGAAGCCGGCTTCGACGCCGTGGAAATCCACCTCGGTCACAACTACCTGGCCAGCTCGTTTCTCAGCCCGCTGATCAACCGCCGCACCGATGAGTTCGGCGGGTCGCTGGCGAACCGGGCCAAGGTCGCGCGTGGATTGGTGCTGGCCGTGCGCCGCGCAGTGGACCAAGGCCCGCGCCGGATCGCGGTGACGGCCAAGCTCAACATGGCCGACGGCGTGCGCGGCGGCATCAGCATCGAGGAGGCGCTGACCACCGCCAAGTGGCTGGAAGAAGACGGCGGCCTGGACGCGCTCGAGCTGACCGCGGGCAGTTCGCTGGTCAACCCGATGTACCTGTTCCGCGGGGACGCTCCGGTCAAGGATTTCGCCGGCGCCTTCAAGCCGCCCATTCGGTGGGGGATTCGGATGACGGGCAAGAAATTCCTCCGCGAGTACCCCTACCGCGAGGCTTACCTGCTGCGCGACGCGAAGCTGTTCCGCGCCGAGTTGTCGATGCCGCTGATTCTGCTGGGTGGCATCACCAACCGGGAGACCATGGACCTGGCGATGGCGGAAGGGTTCGAGTTCGTCGCGATGGCACGGGCGCTGCTGGCCGAGCCTGACCTGATCAACCGGATCAAAGCTGAGGGCGCCGCCGTGAAATCCGCTTGTATTCACTGCAATCGGTGCATGCCCACGATCTACAGCCGCACGCACTGTGTGGTCACCGGAGCTCCGGACTAG
- a CDS encoding helix-turn-helix transcriptional regulator, whose amino-acid sequence MADRWPLTGRAEELRLIGESLGGGEFGDHRGIVIAGAAGVGKTRLAREAASAAAETGWSVRRVAGTATGRAVMLGAFAPWVDAADASSAAVARKVFAELADGSNGAPLLVLVDDAHLLDDLSALILHQLVMQDVATVIATIRSGEPTPDAVRALWKDSLLRRLELQPLSRIETDILLHTVLDGPVGADALERLWKLSQGNVLYLRHLVEHLRESGNLACVDGEWRWAGTLSASPSLVELVDEQIGAVPEDIQHVVDLVAVAEPIDRRLLATLAEPPAIESAEQRGLVVASSATDALYVGHPLYGEIRLSNCGPLRLKRLRGSVAAAMAANDGADVLRLGLLWLESDLAPDAEILTHAAKVAASRHDLGLAERLARAALAVKPVPEAKISLAYILFMQEKGDDAEEILSSLGPPELAGHGFFDGSVLRATNLLLNLRQPNESRSVLDDAMRLGDADRNHVLRTCRAVIEVMAAQPTAAIETMSRVDQDRLAGYGVVGCATETIALGDVGRTEDAAARARSGYSELAGAPEEESFHRSGLGEFHAYALMAAGYVDEAGVVTDDQYRQYADMPGMLRSMAIAAQGMVALGKGDLAAARRYLTTALESFGGSGETSGFSYRFRVLQTEALARSGAVDAALACLETTRRNRHPAYMYVESGYLLAEAWVRAAQGRTTDAREIVSRATQFARDHHQYAREVLCLQTGVQFGDVDAATRLEELATLVEGPRAPLLARYARALADDDAAGLDAVSRDFEAMGDVLAAADAAAQAAASHRSQGRRGSALTAGARAQLLARQCGGAVSPALAASKVPLPFTRREHEIANLVSKGLSNKEIAEAMSVSIRTIEGHVYQASTKAGVSSRAELSALVQQFNDAATAPTG is encoded by the coding sequence ATGGCAGACCGCTGGCCTCTGACGGGTCGTGCGGAGGAACTTCGGCTCATCGGCGAGTCGCTCGGCGGTGGCGAATTCGGCGACCACAGGGGCATCGTTATCGCCGGTGCGGCCGGGGTGGGTAAGACCCGGTTGGCGCGTGAAGCCGCCAGTGCGGCAGCGGAAACCGGGTGGTCGGTGCGGCGGGTGGCCGGCACTGCGACCGGTCGGGCGGTGATGCTGGGCGCTTTCGCGCCCTGGGTGGACGCTGCCGATGCATCGTCGGCGGCTGTGGCGCGCAAAGTATTCGCTGAACTTGCCGATGGCAGCAACGGCGCGCCTTTGCTCGTTCTCGTCGACGACGCGCATCTGTTGGATGACCTGTCGGCACTGATCCTGCATCAACTGGTCATGCAGGACGTGGCGACCGTGATCGCCACCATTCGCAGTGGCGAGCCCACACCCGACGCTGTCAGGGCGTTATGGAAAGACAGCCTGCTGCGCCGGTTGGAGTTGCAGCCGTTATCCCGCATCGAGACCGACATTCTGTTGCACACCGTCCTCGACGGTCCGGTTGGCGCCGACGCCCTCGAGCGGTTGTGGAAGTTGAGCCAAGGGAATGTCCTTTACCTGCGCCATCTTGTGGAACACCTTCGGGAATCTGGCAATCTCGCGTGTGTCGACGGCGAATGGCGTTGGGCGGGGACACTATCGGCATCGCCGTCGCTGGTCGAACTAGTAGACGAACAAATTGGCGCGGTGCCCGAAGATATCCAGCATGTTGTGGATTTGGTGGCGGTCGCTGAGCCGATCGACCGCCGACTCTTAGCCACGCTGGCCGAGCCGCCCGCGATCGAATCCGCCGAACAACGCGGCCTGGTTGTGGCCAGCTCCGCTACCGACGCCCTGTACGTCGGCCATCCGCTGTATGGGGAGATCCGGCTGAGCAATTGTGGACCGTTGCGGCTGAAGAGATTACGCGGAAGCGTCGCGGCCGCGATGGCAGCGAACGATGGCGCCGACGTGCTTCGGCTCGGGCTGCTGTGGTTGGAGTCCGATCTTGCTCCGGACGCCGAAATCCTGACACATGCCGCGAAGGTGGCCGCGTCGCGGCACGATCTCGGACTGGCCGAGCGGCTCGCCCGCGCGGCCCTCGCCGTGAAACCCGTTCCCGAGGCAAAGATCTCACTGGCATACATCCTCTTTATGCAAGAGAAGGGCGACGACGCCGAGGAAATCCTGAGCAGTCTCGGGCCACCGGAGCTCGCCGGGCACGGCTTCTTTGACGGATCGGTCCTGCGTGCCACGAATCTGTTGCTCAACTTGCGGCAGCCCAACGAATCCCGCAGCGTGCTCGACGATGCAATGCGACTCGGCGATGCCGACCGCAACCATGTGCTGCGCACGTGCCGTGCCGTCATCGAAGTGATGGCCGCCCAACCGACCGCAGCGATCGAGACGATGAGCAGGGTCGACCAAGATCGGTTGGCCGGTTACGGGGTCGTCGGCTGCGCAACAGAAACGATTGCGTTGGGTGACGTGGGACGCACCGAAGATGCCGCTGCGCGGGCCAGGTCGGGATACTCAGAGCTGGCAGGCGCACCGGAGGAAGAGTCGTTTCACCGCTCCGGTCTCGGCGAATTTCACGCCTACGCACTGATGGCCGCGGGCTACGTCGACGAGGCCGGGGTCGTTACGGACGACCAGTATCGCCAGTACGCCGATATGCCTGGCATGTTGCGGTCGATGGCTATCGCCGCCCAGGGAATGGTTGCGCTCGGCAAGGGTGATCTGGCCGCGGCCCGGCGATATTTGACAACAGCTCTCGAAAGTTTCGGCGGCTCCGGCGAGACCTCCGGATTCTCGTATCGATTCAGAGTCCTGCAGACCGAGGCGCTGGCCCGATCTGGCGCCGTCGATGCCGCGCTAGCTTGTCTGGAGACGACCCGCCGAAACAGACATCCGGCATACATGTATGTCGAATCCGGATACCTGTTGGCGGAGGCGTGGGTACGCGCAGCACAGGGGCGAACCACGGATGCGCGCGAGATCGTTTCGCGCGCAACGCAATTTGCCCGCGACCACCACCAATACGCGCGCGAGGTCCTCTGTCTGCAGACCGGGGTGCAGTTCGGCGACGTCGACGCGGCCACCCGACTCGAGGAACTGGCCACTCTGGTCGAAGGCCCGCGAGCGCCCCTGTTGGCCCGCTATGCCCGTGCCCTGGCTGACGATGACGCCGCAGGACTGGATGCGGTGTCGCGGGATTTCGAGGCGATGGGCGACGTTTTGGCCGCGGCCGATGCCGCGGCGCAGGCCGCCGCCTCCCACCGTTCGCAGGGGCGACGCGGTAGTGCGCTCACCGCCGGTGCCCGGGCGCAACTGCTTGCCCGGCAGTGCGGGGGCGCGGTAAGCCCGGCGTTGGCCGCGAGCAAGGTACCGCTGCCCTTCACGCGGCGCGAGCACGAGATTGCAAATCTGGTGTCGAAAGGTCTGTCCAACAAGGAAATCGCGGAAGCAATGTCGGTGTCGATTCGCACGATCGAAGGTCACGTTTACCAGGCCAGCACCAAGGCCGGCGTTTCGTCGCGTGCAGAACTGTCCGCCCTGGTGCAACAGTTCAACGACGCGGCGACCGCGCCTACGGGGTGA
- a CDS encoding PE family protein: protein MSFVVAVPGVFASAATDLASIGATLSQAQYAAAASIVGLAPAAADEVSVAIAALFSSQGNQFQTLSTQAAAFHTEFVQALTRAGSAYAAAETDAAQLILGVINAPTMALLGRPLIGNGADGAAGTGSNGGAGGLLWGNGGAGGSGGPGVAGGAGGAAGLIGSGGLGGAGGAGAAGGAGGSGGLLFGHGGHGGAGGAGGGTAGGIGGAGGRAWLFGDGGTGGTGGAGVLGGSGGQGGHAGMIGTGGSGGAGGAGTTGAAGFTFDAEGISGTNGGLGGTGGQGGAGGYGGLLFGNGGAGGGGGVGGSGGNGGNGSAGVTTGVAGGHGANGGAGGNGGAGGQGGLGGMFGGVQGVGGAGGAGGTGGAPGNGGDGAHSAISGAAGADGGNGGNPGVGGIGGAGAPGRINGADGAAGSTATSGGNGGNGGDGGHGFLFTGQNGGAGGNGGNGGLVGDGGKGGRGGFGAHGAPAAAGPGQDGGSGGHGGHGGAGGMGGAQAGNGGDGGAGGNGGFGQDGTVGADGAKGALGGFAGDDGMDGGGGGNGGNGGNGGAGGAAPNGQAGKLGAGGAGGNGGANAHGGNGGDGGDAIQGTGGKGGNGGNAGAKGFGGAGGSGSTPIVNGQNGGIKDSTGAFAGSGGHGGNGGTGGGGLSFGNTLIPGGNGGDGGNGGSHGNGGNGGNGGNGVNGVNGDPLLGPNTPAGATGATGGDGGQGGNGGKGGNAGFMAGNGGRGGNGGTGGTGGTGATGGTGIDGSLLPFGDGGQGGDGGKGGVGGKGGDGGTGGLSWNGISADVGDSGKGGTGGTGGKAGNGGNGAQGTWSVNNGTGGSGGDGGDPGQGGAGGQGGSGKGSGTTDGLAGNAGSSGGNGGTGGKGANAVDIAGTGGDGGKGGNGGVVGNGGTGGQGGTGGIGASNPSTPGATGGQGGIGGKGGAGGSGGTISGDGGTGGAGGSGGIGGEGSTGVKGGTGGNGLTGGLGGDGGTGGQGGAGGTAKGAGVDGKQGAGGAGGAGGKGGTGGDGGTGAHGANSIIDSERNGGDGGRGGDGGAGGSGGQGGQGSSQGAKGAAGQQGNGGDGGFGGNGGVWVHGGHGGKGGAGGIGSNGGDGGNGGSGGAGAAGGEAGNGGMGGDGGWGVTGVGGNGGDGGIGGDGSTIPLLANGTDGGLGGKGGEGGIGFVSGGTGGNGGNGGDGGNGTLAPGGGSSGPGGNGGKGGDGGQGGSRLVNVIIAVGQPGGLGSLGTGPTGAGSVIGGDGGAGGAGGAGAGTF from the coding sequence ATGTCGTTCGTAGTGGCTGTGCCGGGTGTGTTCGCTTCTGCTGCTACGGATCTGGCCAGTATCGGTGCAACACTCAGCCAAGCGCAGTATGCGGCGGCGGCGTCCATTGTCGGGCTGGCCCCGGCGGCCGCCGACGAGGTTTCAGTGGCGATCGCGGCGCTTTTTTCGTCTCAAGGTAACCAGTTTCAGACGCTGAGTACGCAGGCCGCAGCGTTTCACACCGAGTTCGTGCAGGCGCTCACTCGTGCCGGTAGCGCATACGCGGCCGCGGAGACGGACGCGGCGCAGCTGATTCTGGGCGTGATCAACGCTCCGACAATGGCGCTGTTGGGCCGTCCGCTGATCGGCAATGGCGCCGACGGGGCCGCGGGTACCGGCTCGAACGGCGGCGCGGGCGGACTGTTGTGGGGCAACGGTGGAGCCGGTGGATCCGGCGGCCCTGGCGTTGCCGGGGGTGCCGGTGGCGCGGCGGGTCTGATCGGCTCGGGCGGCCTGGGCGGCGCCGGAGGCGCGGGCGCTGCGGGAGGCGCCGGCGGCAGCGGCGGCTTGTTGTTCGGCCATGGCGGGCACGGGGGCGCCGGCGGGGCTGGGGGTGGGACTGCCGGCGGAATTGGCGGCGCGGGAGGCCGCGCCTGGTTGTTCGGTGACGGCGGCACCGGTGGGACCGGCGGTGCCGGAGTGCTCGGCGGCAGCGGCGGGCAGGGCGGTCACGCCGGGATGATCGGCACCGGTGGATCGGGCGGTGCCGGCGGAGCAGGCACCACGGGAGCCGCCGGCTTCACGTTTGACGCGGAGGGAATTTCAGGCACCAACGGCGGACTGGGAGGCACCGGCGGTCAAGGTGGCGCCGGCGGTTACGGCGGGTTGCTGTTCGGCAATGGCGGCGCCGGCGGCGGTGGCGGAGTCGGCGGATCCGGTGGGAACGGTGGGAACGGCTCGGCCGGAGTGACCACCGGTGTCGCGGGCGGACACGGCGCCAACGGTGGGGCCGGCGGAAACGGCGGGGCCGGTGGCCAGGGCGGCCTGGGTGGCATGTTCGGGGGTGTTCAGGGTGTCGGCGGGGCCGGCGGAGCCGGCGGGACCGGCGGGGCCCCCGGCAACGGCGGCGACGGGGCGCATTCGGCGATTTCCGGCGCCGCTGGTGCCGACGGCGGCAACGGCGGTAATCCCGGCGTCGGCGGGATCGGCGGAGCCGGCGCGCCCGGCCGGATCAACGGAGCCGACGGCGCGGCCGGAAGCACAGCTACCAGCGGCGGCAACGGAGGCAACGGCGGCGACGGCGGCCACGGCTTTTTGTTCACCGGCCAGAATGGCGGGGCCGGCGGTAACGGAGGCAACGGCGGCCTGGTCGGCGACGGCGGCAAGGGCGGCAGGGGCGGCTTCGGCGCCCATGGCGCTCCCGCGGCGGCGGGGCCTGGCCAGGACGGCGGATCTGGCGGCCACGGCGGTCACGGCGGCGCAGGGGGCATGGGCGGTGCCCAAGCCGGCAACGGTGGGGACGGCGGGGCGGGCGGCAACGGCGGCTTCGGCCAAGACGGCACCGTTGGTGCCGACGGCGCCAAGGGCGCCCTCGGCGGCTTTGCAGGCGACGACGGAATGGACGGCGGCGGGGGCGGCAACGGCGGCAACGGCGGCAACGGCGGCGCCGGCGGTGCTGCACCGAACGGTCAGGCCGGCAAACTGGGCGCCGGCGGTGCCGGCGGAAACGGCGGCGCCAACGCCCACGGCGGTAACGGCGGCGACGGCGGTGACGCGATCCAGGGCACCGGCGGAAAAGGCGGCAACGGCGGCAACGCCGGCGCGAAAGGATTTGGCGGAGCAGGTGGGTCGGGATCCACTCCCATCGTCAACGGGCAGAACGGCGGCATTAAAGACAGCACGGGCGCGTTCGCCGGTTCCGGCGGTCATGGCGGCAATGGCGGCACCGGCGGCGGCGGACTCAGCTTCGGTAACACCCTCATCCCGGGCGGCAACGGCGGTGACGGCGGTAACGGCGGTTCGCACGGCAACGGCGGCAACGGCGGCAACGGCGGTAACGGCGTCAACGGCGTCAACGGCGACCCCCTGCTGGGGCCCAACACCCCCGCCGGAGCCACCGGAGCAACCGGTGGTGACGGTGGCCAGGGCGGCAATGGCGGTAAAGGCGGTAACGCCGGATTCATGGCCGGCAACGGTGGCCGTGGCGGCAATGGCGGGACCGGCGGCACGGGCGGCACCGGCGCAACCGGCGGAACCGGCATCGACGGCAGCTTGCTTCCCTTCGGCGACGGCGGTCAGGGCGGCGACGGCGGCAAAGGTGGCGTCGGCGGTAAGGGCGGTGACGGCGGCACCGGCGGCCTGTCCTGGAATGGCATTAGCGCCGATGTCGGGGACAGCGGAAAGGGCGGCACCGGCGGCACCGGCGGCAAAGCCGGCAACGGCGGGAACGGCGCCCAAGGCACCTGGAGTGTCAACAACGGGACCGGTGGCAGCGGCGGCGACGGCGGTGACCCAGGCCAGGGCGGCGCCGGCGGCCAGGGCGGCAGCGGCAAGGGCAGCGGCACCACCGATGGCCTCGCGGGTAACGCCGGTAGCAGCGGCGGCAACGGCGGCACGGGCGGCAAGGGCGCCAACGCAGTCGACATCGCCGGCACCGGCGGCGACGGCGGCAAAGGCGGCAACGGCGGAGTCGTCGGCAACGGCGGCACCGGGGGCCAAGGCGGCACCGGCGGGATCGGCGCCTCAAACCCGAGCACGCCCGGCGCAACCGGTGGCCAAGGCGGCATCGGCGGCAAAGGTGGGGCCGGCGGCAGCGGTGGCACTATCTCCGGCGACGGCGGCACCGGCGGCGCCGGCGGCTCTGGTGGAATCGGGGGCGAGGGCAGCACCGGCGTCAAGGGCGGCACCGGCGGCAACGGCCTCACCGGCGGACTCGGCGGCGACGGCGGCACCGGCGGCCAAGGGGGCGCCGGCGGTACCGCGAAAGGTGCCGGTGTCGATGGCAAGCAAGGCGCCGGGGGCGCGGGAGGCGCGGGCGGCAAAGGCGGCACGGGTGGCGACGGCGGGACCGGCGCGCACGGCGCCAACTCGATTATTGATTCGGAGCGAAACGGTGGCGACGGCGGCAGAGGCGGCGACGGCGGTGCGGGCGGCAGTGGCGGCCAGGGGGGCCAGGGTTCCAGCCAAGGGGCAAAGGGCGCGGCAGGCCAGCAGGGCAACGGAGGCGATGGTGGTTTCGGCGGCAATGGCGGCGTCTGGGTCCACGGCGGCCACGGCGGCAAAGGTGGCGCCGGTGGCATCGGCTCCAATGGGGGTGACGGCGGCAACGGAGGAAGTGGCGGAGCCGGCGCCGCCGGCGGCGAAGCCGGAAATGGCGGCATGGGCGGCGACGGCGGTTGGGGTGTCACCGGCGTCGGCGGCAACGGTGGCGATGGCGGTATCGGCGGCGACGGCTCCACCATCCCACTCCTCGCCAATGGCACCGACGGTGGCCTCGGCGGCAAAGGCGGCGAAGGCGGCATTGGCTTCGTCAGTGGCGGCACCGGCGGCAATGGCGGCAACGGGGGCGATGGCGGCAACGGGACGCTGGCGCCCGGCGGTGGATCGAGCGGCCCGGGCGGCAACGGCGGCAAAGGCGGCGACGGCGGCCAGGGCGGTTCGCGGCTTGTGAATGTGATCATCGCTGTGGGCCAGCCGGGCGGCCTCGGCAGCCTCGGCACGGGGCCCACCGGCGCCGGCTCTGTTATCGGCGGCGACGGGGGGGCCGGCGGGGCCGGTGGAGCCGGTGCCGGCACCTTCTGA